The genomic region CACCTGTTTCTATAATGGCGTACATGAAAAACACCTCCTCATGGAATTACTTTATTCAATGGATACTCAACAAATCCTGAAGCACCTGCCTCTTTAAGCTTTGGTAAAAGCTCTCTCACTCTTTTTTCATTTATTATAACCTCTACTGCATACCAGTTTTCATCATAAAGCTGGGAAATTGTAGGAGAATGCAGAGAATTAAGCAAGCTGAGTACTTTTTTGAGGGAGTCTTTCGGAACATTCATTTTAAGTCCCACTTTTTCTTCAGCCAGTAAAGCACCCTGAAGAAGCATTGCTATATCCTGCATTTTTTTCTTTTTCCATGGGTCTTTCCACGCATTCTTATTGGCAATAAAACGGGTGGTTGACTCAAGAATTGTTTCAATAACGCGTAATTTATTTGCCTTTAAAGAGGCACCTGTTTCAGTTAAATCAACTATTGCATCAGCAAGATAAGGAGGCTTGACCTCTGTGGCACCCCATGAAAAGTAAACCTCAGCTTTAATTCCTTTGGATTTTAAGTATCTCTTTGTATATCCCACAAGCTCAGTGGCAATTCTTTTATTCTGCAAATCTTCAACAGTTTTTATTGGAGAGTCTTCTGGAACTGCTATAACCCACCGAACTGGTCTGAATCCTTCTTTTGCGTATCTAAGTTCTGCAACCTCTATTACATCTACATTCTGTTCAAGAATCCAGTCATATCCAGTAAGTCCGCAATCAAGATACCCTTTTTCAACATAAACTGGCACTTCCTGAGCCCTGAGAAGCATGGCTGATATTTCCTCATCATCAATTACTGGATAATATGATCTATGGGAAACATGTATGTGGTATCCTGCTTTTTTAAATAGCTTCAATGTAGTCTCCTGTAGACTTCCTTTTGGCAATCCGAGTTTTAATACTTTCTCTTCCATATTTTTTAAACCCTCCGAGATAAACTTAGAAGTTTTAGTTTAAAATTTTTGTAAAAATTCAGTCAACTTTTGAAGTCTTTTCTCAGATATTCCTCGCACTCTCACAGATTAATCGGGATGACAATAAGTAAGTGTCATTCCGAGCCTGCCCATACTTTGTCATTCCGACTTTTTCCTTTGTCATTCCGAGGAGCGTTAGCGACGAGGAATCTCCTTTGTTCTCACTATTTCAGAGATTCCTCGGGGTATTGAGCCCCTCGGAATGACAGAATAATATAATACTACCCTCTGAATGACCTTTCAATTTGTCATTCCGACCTTTTTTGTCATTCCGAGCGTCAGCGAGGAATCCCCCCTTTATAATAGAGATTGCCACGCCTTCAGCTCGCAATGACAGAAAGAGAGGAGACACTGCCTTCGGCTCGGGACAGGTCCCTCGGAAAGACAGGAAAGAAACTCACGATGACAGGGCAAACATTGCTTCTGTATTTCTGTCGGCAATTTCAATGCCGCTTAGATGTTTGCCAAAAAAATGATGATTTTGATATATTATTAATGTTCGGCGGCGTAGCTCAGCTGGTCAGAGCAGACGGCTCATATCCGTCGTGTCAGGGGTTCGAATCCCTTCGCCGCCACTTTTTATTTTATTATTGGCTCCATCTGCAGGGCAGGATGTCCGACCTTAGAGAGATAATTAATCAGGCATTCAATGTCTTCGCAAACTGTCTCATCAGCAATCTTTTGAAAAAGCTCTGGCACACCTTCTTCCTCTGCTCTTTTCTGAAAACTATCCTTTATTCTTTCTTTCAATTCCTTTGGCATCCATACAACTCTTCTTATGCCTCCATCGCCTTTTAGAAACTTTCTTGAAGTAATGTAATTAACACCAACTCCCATAAATCCCGGAGTTTGCACTCCTCCACCAATCATTCCTGCAATTGTGGAAAACTTCATTCCAATAGGGGTCATACCGCTGTATCCACGATTTACAATTAAAACTCCGTTTGCTTCAGGTGTCACTGCAACAATGCATTCAAAACATCCGCATGAGGTCATAGGATTTTCCATGATGGAGTAAAGATTTATTGTCTGTATTTCACCTCCAGAGTGTTTCTTCACATACTCATCAACTCCGCTGTATCTTCCATAGACAGGATCAATCAACTTACCTTTTTCAACAGGC from Thermodesulfovibrio sp. 3907-1M harbors:
- the hisG gene encoding ATP phosphoribosyltransferase, with the protein product MEEKVLKLGLPKGSLQETTLKLFKKAGYHIHVSHRSYYPVIDDEEISAMLLRAQEVPVYVEKGYLDCGLTGYDWILEQNVDVIEVAELRYAKEGFRPVRWVIAVPEDSPIKTVEDLQNKRIATELVGYTKRYLKSKGIKAEVYFSWGATEVKPPYLADAIVDLTETGASLKANKLRVIETILESTTRFIANKNAWKDPWKKKKMQDIAMLLQGALLAEEKVGLKMNVPKDSLKKVLSLLNSLHSPTISQLYDENWYAVEVIINEKRVRELLPKLKEAGASGFVEYPLNKVIP